The segment cTTGCTACCAAAtcacaaattatcacaaatcCATGTCAGTTTAGTCTGAATAAAATCCAGCATAAATGTATTACTTTGTTCTGGAAATAATGGCTCGGTGTCTTTGTTCTGACAGCTTCCTAAGGGCAAACCACAGTTTGAAGTTGTCGTTTTGGGTTTAAACTGCACAGAAAGAAGAGACAGTGAagcctgctttttgtttttgttttctttttaagtctccAGATCTGGCTAGGACACTTCTTCCAGACCCACAGTCAGACAGTTGTGGCACCTGATCCTATTTGAAACAGAGGTGGTTTAAACAGCATCAACCAAGCTTAGTGATCTGGAGGTCCCCGTTTATCTTTATGGTGTCGATTGCAGATAACGTCTGAATGCGGTGGTAGAAATCAAAAAGTTGGTGTCCATCCACAAACACTCTGAAGCGTGGGTGCTCACAGAGAATTTCCACCtggaagaaacaaaatcataAGCTTAATTCACAATTTCAGTGAACCCTGATGGGGAGAACAAACACACAATCCTTCAGTTTAGAAAGGCAACAtcttcagtggttctcaaaccctGGAATCATACAGAAGTACAACACAGGCTGCTGgacgccaccccccccccaaaatttttgaTTTAGTAGGTCAAGGGTCAGAtctaagaatctgcatttccatCACGTTCTAACACGATGCTGCTATTGCTGGAATGAGGAACACACCTTGTGAACCATTGTTCTTCACTCTTCAAtatcctttaaagattttaattgttCATGCTTGACCACTTCTCCGTTCTCTTTGTACTCCGGGAAGTAAGGTAAAGCagcacagatttatttatatggcACTTAAGGCCTCCACGGTCATCCCCTGAACCTACCCCACCCTCAGAGGAGACCCTCGCAGAGATAAACTGGCACCCACTTAGTAGCATGTAGTAACAGTCTAGGCACACAACCATGGTAAACACTAAAGCAGAGAGAAGGTTACAAAGTAATTACCATTGGATCAAGGATGTGTAATTAACAAGGCTTTGTTAAGCCAAACACAAATGCTGATTCCATATGGTAAaagctttttcttcctcttttccttaagGAATTCACCATAGATTTTAATCACTGGTTCTGTgctatgtatttattaaaagcaTTGGTGGCCACCATGTAAGAAAAGACTTCATATGTGATATTAGTCACATTTAATTCATATTATTACTAAAATTATATCACCAAGAAGGGCCGATTTCACTTCAGTTTGGTTGTTGGGGAGCATTATATTCCTCTTGGCAGACAGAAGCTCTGGTTACTCATACTCATGAGCTACGCATTAAGATTCATCATTAAGAAACTGtcacagtcaaaaaaaaaaaaaaagaaagaaagaaagaaactgtcatagtcaagaggagcctaaggGGCCATTATCATTCTAGAGAAGGGCGGAGGGCACGGGTAATATGTACCGGGACCTTCTCCAGACTATGATTAGAAGGGCAACAATCTCAATTCTATCACTGACTAAAAGTCATGGATTCTTATTCCGCCCCCACCACATGTTAtgatgagaagaaaaattattacttCTTCATAAGGCCCTTGTAAATGTCTAGATGAAGAGCAACAGGTTAAGGGTAGTTGTGCTTTATTAGGCTTATATGCAACACGGAGCTTCTCACTGAGCTGTTATTATTGTGATGGATGTTAACAGGTGTAATACAGACAACTTCACCAGGCCTGGTATTTCAATAAATCCTTTCCTAACACATTACCCACATTACCTGCATCTCTTACTTGGCACTGTCCTTCATAAGGAAGGTGCTACTAATGTTGCTTGGCTGGATGGGAAGTTTGGGTTGTGCTTCCTGCCCACTAGATGGTGGAGAGCCAAGTTATACCCATCCGGGCCCAAGGGAAGGAATTTGTCAGCCACACAGCCGGTGACAATAAAACAGACTGAGGCTTCTTAACCCAGAGGGAGACACAAGGACCAGACCCCATCAGCAAAAGtaacaagagaaaatgaaaagattatcACTATTGTTCTTAAAAAAAGTCACCACTAATAAGGTTTAGGGCTCCTTATAggttgaaaaaaaatgaggaaatttctAGCACTTATTATTTAATAATCAATCAAGATATTTTGGGACAGGTATAGATTACGTGCCTAGTACTAGGTTGAGTACTACATAGAAAAGTATTTATTCTTAACAATCTGGACATGGGTTTATTTACTAAATCTACGGCTAAACAGAGCCAAGAGCTACTATGGTATTAGTTCGTGTCAGCAAACAGAGCTCTTTTGATCATTCTTCTTTTTGTCACCATCAGGTGACAAATTTCCTAGACATGCAAAAATTCTGGCTGCTTAAAGCATTCTTGGGGTACGCCGGAGGAGCAGAGCACCATCACCCCGCCAGTGGCTGCAGTGGAAGCGCTCGAGGTACTCACCCTGAATGGCTGGTCTGGGATGAATGGAAAGTAAGGGATTGTGGACTGTTCTTCACCTCTTTCGCCAGATATACAAGAATTTCTGAGTAGTTGCCGGTCTGTGAACACAGCTTTGAGTTCAATGGCCACATCGGCGGGAGGGTCTTCAGAGTCACCACAGGTCAAGCTGATGGCAAAGCTGAAAAGAACATCGTTTCATTTATTCTGGGTTTGGCTATCATTGACCCAGGCTCCCACAGTTCCTCTTTCTCCTTGGGGTTTGTCTGCTTTGAATGGGCCACTACTCTTTACATAGGAGATTAGACTATGTATGGAGGAGGAGGATTACAGTCAAGCCaggtattttgtttattttatttttaaaattttctttaagaatttatttatttgacagagagagacacaactagagagggaacacaagcagggggagtgggagagggagaagcaggcttcccactgagccaggagccagattcggggctccatcccaggaccctgggatcatgacctgagccaaaggcagacgcttaacgactgagccacccaggcgcccccaagccaGGTATTTTAATACCAAAAGGAGGCTGTGGTAAGAACTTCGGTGGAGTTGAACATGACTAACATTAGGGATTTCAGATACCCCAAACCACCCACACATCTGTGTCTTGATCCGTTTCAGAATTCTCAAAAACAGCCCCAGAAACTGACCAGAGGAAATAATATCTTGTAATATTTGCTTGTCATTTATATTGGTAGATCTTGCTCCAAGCACCATGtttaaaaacccttaaaaaaaatcctttggctTCCTCAAGGGTCAAAGAGAAAATGATGTGGGCCTATATTTATAATCTCTGATATAAATAGCTGTCTGGAGAAATGATGGCTGGGAttcatacacattcttttcatggGAACGTGGTACTTTCTTGGCACTTCCAACTAGCAACACTGGccacagggagaagaggaggtggAAGCAACCACAACAAGAGTGGGCAGGGCCTTGTAACTGCCTGATAAGCTTTGGGGGTGACAAGGACTCTCTGGCTTACCTCTCCGGGTTGAGGTCTACAATGCCCATCACCAACACCTTCTTGCCTGGTCTCATGCCACCTTTAATATGCCCACAAAATGGAACTATCTGCAAAGGAGGACAGGAGAAACAGGAAGTGTACCGCCTGTCCGGGCAGAGCCAAGCCCTCAGATCCTGAGGACCTGACCCATCAGAAAATGCAATTAGAAAGGAAAAGGGTGCAGGCAGAGACACAGAGCCCAGAACGAAATCACTTACCAGGCGTGGGAAGTACACGTCGGCTTGAACTGGAGAGCCCAAGGAGTTGTTTAAATGCCCATCATCTAGTTTCTAAAAATAGCAGCACACAGATTGGCTTTCCAGAGGCTCTAGTTTTAGGGGgcgtgggggctgggaggagaaggggagggagtggggaagcaCCTATACAGATCTGGCCGAATCCAGCAGCCTTCACCGGACACAGGCAGTGTCTGCAGATGCTGCCACCTCACAGCCCACTGAATAACCTCATAAAGCCCGGGAACAAAACCCGTCCTTTCCACCCGGTAGCTCAGCTTCTGAAGATCCCCAGACCTTCAGATCTAGATCAAAATCCAGGTCGAGGCACGCCGGGGAGCCAGAGCCCCGCGTCGGAGGAGGGGAGGCCCCTCTTCAACCGCAACGGCCTCTGGACCCGCAGTCGCCCAGGCCTGTCCTGAGGGACATGGCTGGGGTGCAGGGCCGCTCTCAACTTCTCTCGGGGGCCCGAGGGCCAGACCCATTTCCAAGGGGGAATCCCCGGGACGTCGGAGGCGGCCGCGGGGCGCGCGCCCCAGACACACTCGCACAAGCGCACACTCACACGTGCAACGTGCACACACCTGGCCGCCGGCTGCATGGCACCGCGGGGGCAGTCGGTCACCCCCACGCCGCCGTCCGCCCCCATGCACCCTCTCTCCGGTGCACCCGGGGCACCCCGCCTGCCCCCCAGGCCGGCCGCTCACAGCCGGCGCTCGCTAACAGGTACCGGGCGCCTTCCCACGCGGGGGGCGCCGGGCTGGGCCTCAGCCTCGTCTACGCCGCAGCCAGGCTGAGCAGGCGGCGGCGTGCGGGGCCGCGGGAAAGGGGCGCCTCGCGTGCACCCCTCCGCACTCACCACCGCGGTATCGCTGTCGGCCACCGATCCCGCCATCTTCGTGCACGGCGCGCCGGGGTGCACGGCTGGcggcccggcggcggcggcggcggcgggggacGTGGGACGCGGCGCGCGGGCGGGGATCCCGGGGCGGTCCTGCGCCGGGCGGGGGCGCGGGTCCGAGGCTGGCCCGGCGcgtgcacacaccacacacacactcgggcgcgcacgcgcgcgcacgcCTGAGGCCAGGCGCCGACCcggcaggctgggctggggtggagggggaagggagcaggaggGCGGCGCGGGTCGGGAGGTCGGAGGTGGCCGCCGCTGCCGGCACCGGGGCTGGCGAGTCGGGGCTGCTTTCTTCCTCGGGGTGCTGCTGTCGCCTCCCGAGGCAGAAAGGTGACGAGGGCCGCGTCGCGCTGGCCCTGGGAGGCATTTAAAGGCCGCCGGGGCCCGGCTCGGGAACCGGGAACAGGGCGGGGACCGGGCTGGACTGCCGCGGCTTGCTCAGCTTGCCTTGCCCCTCGGCCATTGGAAGGTGGTGGGAGGCTGAAAGGGGGAGGGACGGGCCAGTCGCAGCCGGGGCGTGCGGGAGGGCGggggctctgggggctggggaagtAAGGACCAGGGCCTGCCAGGTGGCAGGTGCTTGTGACACCTTCGCCCCTCCCTTCCAGccagcctccttccttctgtcacGTCCTGGGGACGGTGGAGGCCGAGGTCGAGGGAGGACTGGAGGGTGGGGACGGTATTCCAGAGCTCCagatttctttcagaaaattcCAACAAAGTGGAGGAGAAGATTCGTTCGGCCCTCTAGGGTAGAAGGATAATGAGAGGGCTCTAGATTTGcgtaaataaatatttgacccgaaagcaagaggcagagaggactcagggtaaggacttttttttctaatcccGGGAGGCTAGATACAGAATAGGCCTCTCTCTCCCTTGTGGACTGATGGCAGGCCTGGGCGACCCTGGAGGCTCTCCAGGACAGGGGCTGGCTATGTATTACCAAGCGGAACTGCTCCCAGTGAGTCCTCAGCCCCCACTGGGCCCTGTTTTTCACAGGTCACCTGCTCAGTGTGGGCCAATAAGTTTCTCACTGGGAAACTCCTTATATCCTTTGTGGAGTAATTCCCAGGGGTACACCCCTCTTTTAGTCCAAGGCACAAAttcctttttggtatttttttttttttaagattttatttatttattcatgagagacagagagagagagaggcagagggagaagcgggctcccaaggagcagggagcccgatgcgggactcgatcccaggaccctgggatcgtgacctgagccgaaaaaggcagacgcttaacgactgagccacccaggcacccgattatGTAACTTCTTAGATAAAGCTGTATCAACATACCCTCTATTAGGTGACATCTTGGTTTAAACATTCCATTGCATGAATCACCAGGGTGTTTTACACTAATAAGCAGGGAGCATGTGTGACATGCTGCAGTCCCAGAGGGGCCCTCACAGGCTCCCTTCTGGCCAGTGCTGCTGGCTCTGTGGCCTGGAACATCACTGCAGCTTTTGTGTCTTAGCTTTCCCCTTATGGACCAGAGCTAATCGTAGTAACCTCAGTCCAGTAGGGAGAATTACCTGCACACATCTGTACGCCACAGTCCTATCCTTTGTGTGCTCTGAAGTAGAGACTCAAATGCAACACAGTTGTGGTTCACATTTTTTATCTTGTTTGCAAGTCTTAGCTCAAAATCACACCTTAGTGATTGTTTAAAATTTATAGGCAGTTATAAGAAACCATGGACATTTTGAAAGCCCACTTGGATATATCTCGGTTTCTGAGAGTCTGGTATGGGGAAAAACCATCGAAGTCATTTTTTGTCATTAGTTAAGTGTGACAGAATACATCTTAGTGGTTAAAGAGCCTgtgccctgggttcaaatcctgtctctaCAGTTTACTAGCTGAGTGATCTTGGACAAGTGTCTAAGCttttctgtgccttaatttctTCACCTGTGAACCAGAGATGACAGTGCTGATGCTAGTGGCTTCTTGTTGGGAAGATGAAGTAAATGGGTTCTTGGACCTtccttagaatagtacctggcacatagtagcacTCACTCTGCAAAAATGCTCAGTGCCtgccatgtaccaggcactggggatccagcagggattttgtctgttgAACTTCCAGTGGGGAAAGGCAGTCcatcaacaaaaaaatacataatatgtcaGGCAGTAAAAGTgctagaaaaaaataggaaagaaagtaaggtgggagagagagataggaggTGGAGTGGTGTTATTTACATAGGGGTGGGCAGGGAAGCCACCTCTGGTAAAGTGATGTTTGATAAGACCcctgaagaaagggaagggggagggagtcCTTTGGAAGTCTGGAAGAAGAGGTTTCTGGTGGAGGGAACTGCAAGGAAAAAGTCCCAGGTGAAGTATGTGAAGAGTGTTGGGTGCTTCGACAGAAGAGATAAATAATTACCAATAAAATAGGCCCCATAGACCATGTGAGGATTGgtttttacttgagagaggggGGAAGACATTGGAAGTTTCTCAGCGAAGGAGTGACATAGTTTTCCCTCTGTTATAGATgcatccctctggctgctgtgtggagtggcctttgtggggtgggggtgcccagGAGGGAGGGGACAAGGGGGACTCCTCCACCGGGCCAGCAAGATATAATGGCGGCTCAGACACCCCGGGGAAGTGATAAAGATGTGAGAAGCCGTGGGCCCTTGATAAGTCCTAGCTGTTACCATTATGCAGCTTTGAGAGTTCATATTGACTTTTGAGCCTgtctcctcacctgcaaaatgaagGGTTGGGTTCATTCATCATTCCTTCTTAGCTCTTAGAAAGTTCTTGGGGTTCCTGAAAAGATGTGTAAATACCATCTGAATTTGAATGGGGTTGAGAGTAAGGGCTGCTGAATGAAAGCAATCTTGGGTTGACTCTTGGCTTGATAAGTGATTTTATAAGGTGAAGAATAATCCTTTGATTTGTTTTGTAAGTGGAGTTGAAGATGTTTGGATTGCTTGAGATGTGTTTCTTACATCTTGGGAATTTAAAGAACAGGAAGGTACTGAACCGTCCCAGAGTACTTTAACGTGGAAAATTGCCTTTTATCCCAAAAATGCTTCATTCCTTCTCAGTCTACAGAATgactcattttaaatatgaagaggaaggagaaagcctaaatgaattttttattctaattaaaGCTGAACAGAGTCAAACTACTTTTTACAGGGAAAAGTTATTAGCAAATTAATGAATTATAGagccttaatttatttttattcttagttgTGTAGAGAAGGCAGACTGCTCTCTACTCGGATTTCAGGCATTTGTGTCTAAAACACATTAACCAAGACTGTGACCCTTTTATGAGGTGCACCAGTGAAATTTCAAGATGAACTGCACTACTCCTGGAAAATGCTAAAAAGGCTAAAGAAGCGNNNNNNNNNNNNNNNNNNNNNNNNNNNNNNNNNNNNNNNNNNNNNNNNNNNNNNNNNNNNNNNNNNNNNNNNNNNNNNNNNNNNNNNNNNNNNNNNNNNNAACAGATGGTTAACATCAAAAAAGAAGTATAAACAGGTCTTTGAAGATTTTGCTAAATGATCTTCCCAGATGAAAACAGTAGatcacttccttttttccttcccatttaaTGTGTTTTATTCACATGTGTGCAGGCCGCATTTCTAATATTGGGAGGAGACTACAGCATTGATGTCAATTAAACAACTATTTTATGGGTATTGTTTTGTTCTATGATACCATGGAccaaaaagaaatacttgaaaagGCCCAAGTCTTGTCTTCGAGGAGCTCACAGCTCACTCTGGGAACCAATGGCAGAATGTCGTGGTTGGTAAGGTAATAAAGGCCTCACATTTATAGCCCTAGCACTGAGCGGGGGAGTCAGTTGCATTCGGAGGCTTAaggcagcttcctggaggaggtggcaaATTTCTGATCAAAGGTGTACAGCGACTTCCACAGTCCCGAAAAAGCATGTCTTCAAACACCACATCACAGCTCCATTTATGGCCTGAATTCTAAATCCAGGCTTCTCTATTCCCTCTGGCCCAGCAGCTAGCTAAAGCATGTCTCAGAGGTTGCGTTTTTGTCTCCCACCCTGGTACAGATGGACATGCCTTGTTCCCTTGCCCTGAGCCTGCCTTCGTAGGCTTTCTGCGGGCCCTGACCCCCTCAGCCTGACTTTGACCTTCTGACCacctgttttctgtgtgtgtatagacATGTTGGCTGGAGCAGGTTTTCCTACCTCAGCGCCATTGACATTGTAGGCTGGGAAAtcctttgttgtggggggctgtcctgtgcattgtaggatgttgagcaCTAGATGACAGTAATGTCACCCCCTACTCCAACATTGACAAATGTACCCCATGGGGTGCGGGTGGGGAGTGCAAAATTGCCTCCCATTCAGGACCTGCTATCTAGAAGGTGCTTTAAGATTCCTATtattcagaggcacctgggtggctcagtcattaagcgtctgccttcagctcaggtcatgattccagggtcctgagattgagccccacatcgggctccctgatcagcggggagtctgtttctccctctccacctgccactccccctgctttgtgctctctctctctctcaaataaataaataaaatctttttaaaaaagattcctattattcatatttttatacatgaTATGAAATttatccaatctaatctagagtAAACTTGCACATCAGAAAAGCCTCCTTTTGTATTTGGTGAGTCATCGCTTCCTGATACTACATGAGCACTTCACCAGTGGTCGCACAAAGAACACCTAAGATGAAGGGGAACCTGTGCAAGCCCCTGTAGCTATAAGTCCCAGCTCAAAATGTCTTTGTAATATTGAGAAATTTGCATTCTGTTTTATCATACtgccatgtttatttttaatataaacctAATGTGCTCCCTACACCCttaaatacagtaaaattgaAGCATCCCAAGTGTTTACCTTCTTTTATCCTGTGGCTtgatgccctccccaccccaggccccaaaGGATGGTTGCAGCCTCTTTTGAGGAATGACACCGCACAGTTTTATAGGCCCGTCAGGCTTTCCACTCTCCATAATTGTTTTTGCCAGGCCAGTCTCTGCTCATGATAAATATTCATGTAAGCGGCAAAATACACAAAGTCAGCACCCTTTTGCTTACCTAGTTAGGTAGGAGGGCACACATTTATCAAGctctttttctatatttcaatACATGATTAAAGTTCTTAATTATTGTAGGAACTATGCCCACCGttatcaaataattattttagacaTGCATACATTTGTGTTGTACCAAAGTAATCAGGGGACAACCATAAAACTTGGCAGTCAATGGCAGTTCctaacatttcattattttcagtttatttatgaGGAAACTAGAACCAGCCTCCTGCTTGTGTTTTAATTACAGGCACAAGAAGGATTGATTTCAGAAAACCTCCTCGCTGAGGAAGAGAatactgagcccatccccccgaGGCTTCAGAGGTACTTGCTCTTTCCTACCCAGGGGATGTCACTGAGGGCCCTTTAGTGTGTGTGAGAGCCGCTGGGGTGCACCCTGTCCTGAGAGCTCACTCCCGGGAAGGGTGACAAGAGCTGCTGGGGAAGTGAAAGCCTTCTGCCgaggaaaacaaagaacactTCCAACGTTTGGAATTGGCAGCTTGaatgaaagatattttaagattctctccagCATGGCATTGGGCGTATCCTGAGAGCTGAGGATGTGCTTCTGGGCCTTCTCCCCAGCCTCACCTTTCGGCAATTCCAAGAGGCGGATCTGGTCTTCAGCCAGTCTTTTTGCCAATAAGGAATGTGACAGGCCTGTGTGACTGCGCCCCAGGCCTAATTTCACTCTTCTCATTATGCTtgatgtttctgttttcatttgctgCTTTATAGTGCTCCCTTTTATTGCATCTGTGATTTTACTTTCTTGTTGTCAAGTGGCAGAAAGGGTTTCTTAGTTTTGTAGTTTCATGGAAACTTGCGTGGCTCAGCTGGGTGGAAGGAGATCAACACATTTGGATTTAGCAGTCATTTGGAGGTCCCAGCTAGTGGGGAGGAAAACTCAGGTGACAGGCTGCCAGGTGGTCATTTGGGTTTTAGAGGAAATGTGGTTGGGTGACACAGATTTCTGGATTTCTTACAAGGTGAGCTACACAGAGTAGGGATTAACAGAGCGCAGCTTCTGAGCAGACCACCAGCCAGGAGAGACCTGGAAATTTAAACTTGGCATCCAAATTTGACCAATCAAAGAGAttcagagaaaacagatttcatttatttattcattcatttattatttatttatcattctttATGGAGCTGGGCTCCGTTTTGGTCATCATTATGATAATTTtttactttccaaaaaaaaagaagaaaaagaaggagaagaaggagaagaagaaaaacaaccatACACATGCTTGCACTTAAAATACTTGCCTTCTTCTTCcatatgactttcttttttctttttattattatgttatgttaatcaccatacattacatcattagtttttgatgaagtgttccatgattcattgtttgcctataacacccagtgctccattcagtacatgccctctttaatactcatcaccagactaatccacccccccacccccctcccctctagagccctcagtttgtttctcagagtccatagtctctcatggttcgtctccccctccaatttcccccccttcattcttcccctcctgcaatcttcttcttcttcttttttttttttaacatataatgtattatttgtttcagaggtacaggtctgtgatgcatcagtcttacacaattcacagcgctcaccatagcacataccctccccagtgtccatcacccagccaccccacccctcccaccccccaccactccagcaaccctcagtttgtttcctgagattaagaattcctcatatcagtgtccatatgactttcttttcttttttttttttttttaaagatttttatttatttatttgagacagaatgagagagacagagagcacatgagggggggagggtcagagggagaagcaggctccctgccgagcagggagcccgatgcgggactcgatccagggactccaggatcatgacctgagccgaaggcagtcgcttaaccaactgagccacccaggcgccctccatatgACTTTCTTAAGGGTATCTCTGGTCTCCTCAGATTGTAGATTCCCTCCCTGCACACTGCCTCTTCCatctgaaaatattcagaatgGGTCTAAGAGCTCCCCGCCAACATGGTGATATAgcccagaaaatagaaataaaatgttttgaatccAGAGACTGGTTATATTCCACTTCCAATCAGATAACACATTTTCTATCTAAATTTAGATTATCTGCTACATGTTTATTTTAGGTCTGAATTgtttaaatgattaatttatctcacaaagaaagattaaatgaCGAGTTGAAGAAAACGTTTTAAATAGCAGAAGAAGTTCACATTGGCAGTCTACACTGATTAAACTCctcacatttcattcattcacaaccTTGGCCTGAGTTGGTTAGTGTCGCTCCTACACCTAAGAATAAGTTGGAACTCTATAAATTCAGTAGGGCTTGGCCTAGGCATGACTTTTCAAGATTGCTGGtgagcgtgcgtgtgtgtgtgtgtgtgtgtgtgtgtgtgtgtgtgtgtgaaggctGGGTTGAATGGGGACAGAGGGAAATTTTCAACTTATCTTAAAAGCCAATCCTCATTTTAATTACCAAGAATAAACACAAGTAAATTGGGGAGAGGAACCAAGGGAAAACGCCatcaagagaagagaggaaactcatgctttaaaaaaaagttgggtttgttttttgtttgtttgcttgttttggtgTTTTTGAAATGAGTGAGGCAGAGACACAAGTATTAAATTTATATCCTTTGAAGCTTTCTCTGTTAAGCCAAGTCCCCCTTAACACTAATCTGGAATCTGCCCTCACACAACTGGATTCCTGGCCAATCCTGCCCACCTCACACATCGGTTGCACTTAATGATGCAAAATAGCTCATTTCCCTGGTAATCCCAGCTTCTCCCCTGGACAGGTTGGTCCACTTCCTTCCTGGTCTTTTAGATTCCTCCCTACTCCTTCTATTAGCTCTGGGCTCTCCTGGGCAGGTTCTTCCTCCACCCGTCTTTAGTGAGTATGTTCTCAgcctgaaagaaaattaaaaacaaacacatcctGTTTACATTCAGTCCTTCTTTGGAAGGCAGAAGTCCCTGTCTTTCAGGAGGCCAatactcatctctctctctccccttctctttttgGCAGATAAAGGTTTGTTTTAGTGAATAACTGATCTGTGTTATTGCCAAGGCCACTAGGTACAGACGAAAGAGAGGGAGTTATATTTCTTGGTCTCTTCCTCCTTGGACAGAGTCTTGATGATTTCCTCTTTCTTGGCCTGGAGCCACTCTTCACAGCCCTTGTGTCCTTCCTTGGTCTTTGATCTGCGGGCCTCAGCCTGGTCAGCTGGAAGCTTCTGGCAAGccttgtctgccttcagcttgtgGATGTGTTCCACGAGAATCCGCTTGTTTGTGAACACGTAACCCTTCCCTTTCAGGTACAGGCTGTGAGACATGCGGTGGTCAGTCTCTGGAGCAGAATACCTTCTCAGGCATTCCAGCATTACCTTTTCTCTTACCAATGCCCTTCTGGCGGGCCAAAGGGTTTTTCCGGCACCGAGCAAGGGAACAGACAGTCACAGGCTTCCGGATGATCAGCCCGTCTTTGATCAGTTTCCGGATCTGCTGACGGGCGCGGGTGATCTCACTGGTCTCACTGGGGCCAACCAGGCCTTCTTTTCGCCACAGCACAGTAGCCGGGAGGCAAGCCTCTTCTGAAGCCCGAGCACAGCATGGCTGCAGCTGCAGTGACAAAAAGAAAGccatcctttttaattttagtcactGTTGACAGACTGATGCCATAGCCGGGACAGGCCAGGAAGTATCATCCTATTTCAAGCCAAAGTGATATAGCTAACAACTATTCTAG is part of the Neomonachus schauinslandi chromosome 10, ASM220157v2, whole genome shotgun sequence genome and harbors:
- the LGALSL gene encoding galectin-related protein, encoding MAGSVADSDTAVKLDDGHLNNSLGSPVQADVYFPRLIVPFCGHIKGGMRPGKKVLVMGIVDLNPESFAISLTCGDSEDPPADVAIELKAVFTDRQLLRNSCISGERGEEQSTIPYFPFIPDQPFRVEILCEHPRFRVFVDGHQLFDFYHRIQTLSAIDTIKINGDLQITKLG